The DNA region TGGGCTCGGCGCTGGCGGAGCGGTTTCTGGCGCACGGCTACCAGGTGGTTGGCTACGATCTCGACACCGAAAAGCGCAAGGCACTGGTCGAGCGGGGCGGCATTGGAGCGGGGAGCCCCGCGGCAGTCACGGAGCGGGTGGAGCGGCTCGTGCTCTCACTTCCCACAACCGAGGTGGTTTTAGACGTCCTAGGCGGAGCTTCCGGGATTCTCGCCGCGAGTTCGCTGCCCACAACTATCCTGGACACCACCACAGGCGACCCGAGCGAGACCGAGGCACTGGCGGCGGCACTGGCCACGCGGGGAATTGCCTACATGGACACGGCGATCTCCGGCTCCAGCAAACAGGTGCGTGGCGGCGAGGCGACCCTCCTCGTGGGGGGCACTCCCGCCGCCTACGCCGCCAGCGCCGACCTCCTTGCCTGTGTCACCGACCGTGTTTTCCACCTTGGTTCCGCCGGGAGTGGGAGCCGTGCGAAGCTGGCAACCAACCTGATTCTGGGACTCAACCGCGCCGCCCTCGCCGAGGGGCTGGTCTTTGCGGAGGCACTGGGGCTGGATCTCGCGGTATTTCTTGACGTGCTCAAAAACTCTCCGGCGTACTCCGTGGCGGTGGACATAAAAGGAGAAAAGATGCGCACGGGCGAATTTACCCCTGAGTCGAGGGTCCTACAGCACAAAAAAGATGTGGGGCTGATCCTGGCCGCCGCCCATGCTACGGGGCAGGAGCTACCCCTGAGCCAGGTGCACCACACACTCCTTACCGAGGCTGTGGAGGCAGGGGAGGGCGAGCTCGACAATGCGGTTATCATTGAGGCAATTCGGAGGAAACGACGATGAAAAAGCAAGCGATTTTGACACTGGCACTTCTCGGCATGCTCGTCGCGGGCGCGGCACTCCCCCAGCAGAAAGTGGACCGGGAGACAAAGGTCCGCGACGATAAGAAAAAGCTGGAGGCGAGCGGCTACTGGCACTACAACGACCTTCCCGCCGCGTTTGCGGAGGCGAGGGCCACGGGCAAGCCCATTGTCGTGGTGCTACGCTGCATCCCCTGCGAGGAGTGCGTGAAGCTCGACGACGACGTGATCGAGGCGAATGCGCAGATGAAGGCGCTCCTGGATAAGTTTGTGCGGGTGCGGCAGATCTCCACCAATGGCCTGGATCTCTCCCTCTTCCAGTACGACACCGATCAGAGCTTTGCGGTCTTTCTGCTCAACGCCGATGGGACGATCTACGGGCGCTACGGGACACGCTCGCACCGCACGGAGTGGCAGGGCGATGTCTCGGTGGAGGGGATGGCCAAGGCGCTCGAAGGGGCGCTGGCGCTCCACAAAGACTACCCGAAGAACAAGGCCAAGCTTGCCGCCAAACGCGGCCCCGCCCCGGAGTTTGCCAAGCCCGAGCTGTTTCCGTCGCTGCGGGCCAAGTACACGCCGTTCCTCAACTACGAAGGGAAGGTAGTGCCGAGCTGTATCCACTGCCACCAGATTAGCGATGCCCAGAAGGAGCTCGCGATCCAGCGCCACCAGCTCACCGACTCCGTGCTCTACCCCTACCCGCACCCCAAGTCCTTCGGCCTGATCCTCGACCCCAAAGAGCGCCCCACCGTGCTCAAGACCGCTCCCGGCAGCGATGCCCAAAAGGCGGGGCTCCTGCCCGGGGATGTGATTGCCACGCTCGACGGCCAGCCGCTGCTCTCCCTGGCAGACATGCAGTGGGTTCTCAATACCACGCCTGCCAGCGGGGCGAGCCTGACATTGGGGATCGTGCGGGCGGGCAAGCCCAAGACATTGACCCTGACCCTCCCCGATGGCTGGCGCAAGCGCGACGATATCTCGTGGCGGGTGAGTACCTGGGGGCTACGCCGGGCCGCGCTCGGCGGGATGAAGCTCGATCCCAACCCGGGAGGCCAGGGCCTGCTGGTGGCCAATGTTGGGCAGTACGCGCCGCACGACCTCGCCAAGAAAGCCGGCGTGCTCAAGGGGGATATCTTGGTGGGCTTCGATACCTTCACCAACCCCACCCGCGAGGTCGAGCTGATCGCCCACGCCCTCCAGGTCAAGCGTCCCGGCGACACGGTTCCCCTGACCCTGCTCCGCAACGGCCAGACCGTCAAGACCAGCTTTGTGCTGCCGTAACCCGCGCGAGCTGGAAGCTCCAGAGCCAGCGCATCGTCTCGACGGTCTCTGGCTTGGAGCACCACTCTAGCGGGACATGAAGGCACTGCTCCACGGAGAGCTTCCAGTCCGACTGGGCTAGCTCCCAGGAGTAGTCGGGCTGGGCGAAGGTGTCGAACCAGCGCCGCAGGACCGCGTCCTCATGGGCCGCGCGGGCGTCCTCAGGCCACCAGAGGATGAGAAAGTACGCCAGATCGTAGGCCGCGACTCCGTAGGTCAGCGACCAGTCAAAGGGCTGCCGGTCGAGAAAATAAACGGGCGACTCGGCAGCTTTTGGCGTGAGGATATTGGTGGAGTTGAGGTCGCCGTGGAGCAGGCTCATCCCGACCGGGTGACTCCAGCGCGCACGGAGGGCGGCTTCATGGGCACCAAAGCGCTCGGCAAAGGCGCGACCCGTTGCCTGCTCCAAGGGGACGACTCCCGGACGAATCTCCGCAAAGTAGCGCTCCCAGGTCGCGTTATCGGGGATAGGCTGCGCGCCCGTGTGGTGCCGGTGCAGCCGCCCCAGCGCCTCGGCGACGGCGAGGCCATATTCAAGCGTGGGAGGCGCATCGCGGCGGTTGTGGTGGGTCTCGGAGAGATCGTCGAGCAGGAGATGGTAGCCCACCGCCGGGTCGAACTGGGCATCGTAGCAGCGCACCAGAGGCGGGTCGGGGAGGGTGCGGTAGTCCTGGGTGTAGAACGCCACCTCGGAGGGCCCAAATGTCTCCCCCAGGCAGAGCTTGAGACGAAGCGATTTTTGCTCACCACTAGCGAGCGTGACGGTCAGTGGCACCTGGCTCGACCAGTTGCTCGACTCGGTTCGGGCGACAAAATCCACCACGGGCTCGTTGAGCACGGCGCTGAGCCAGCCAAGCGAGAGCTCGTCCGCACTTGTTATGACACGCAACTTCTCTTCTCCTTGGGGTTACTGTAGCATAGGGCCAACCAAAATTGGGATTGCGGGTATGCTCTAGAAAGTTACGAGGAGGAGGAAAGCGTCATGGATGTCGTTGTAGGAATCGTGATCGGGGTGATCGCCTGGATTCTGGTGCGCTGCGTGCTCACTGGGTTCTACACGGTCGATCAGAACCAGCGTGCGGTGAAGACGGTCTTCGGGCGGGCGCAGCGGGTGGGGGAGCTGACCACGCTCGACGATCCCATTGCGGAGTCGCTGACGGCGGACCAGCGTGAGCGCTACACCTACCCGCAGGTGCAGGTGATCCCGCCCGGCGGGCCGTACTTCAAGTGGCCCTGGGAGCAGATCCATAAGGTCTCGGTCGCGACGGAGACCGTCAACATGGCCTACGATCCCCAGAACCCATCGGCAAACCAGATGGGCACTCTGCTGGAGGCGGTGACCAAGGACCAGCTCAACACGGGGCTCACCGGGCAGATTCGCTTCCAGGTCTCGGAGCGCAACCTCTATGCCTATATCTTTGGGGTGACCAACCCGATCGCCCACGTGATGGGCTACTTTGTCTCGGTCTTGCGTGAGCGGATCGCGACCTTCGAGGCACCCGCGGCGGCCAACCACGACGAGACCCTCGACGCGGCATCGGTGGAGGGAATCTCCATCAACGACCTGCGCAAGAACCTGCGCGACCTCAATGAGCACATGGACCAGGAGTGCCAGTGCTCCGCAGCGCGCTACGGAATTACCCTGGACGCGTCCCTGATCACCGGGATCGACCCGCCCGCCGAGGTGGAGTCCGCGCTCGCGGCGATCAACACGGCCCACAACCATGTCTCGTCGGATATCAGCCTGGCCACCGCCGCCGCCGACCAGCGCATCGTGGAGTCCCGCCGCGCGGTCGAGATCGAGACACTCAAGGCCGAGGCCGAGGTCGAGCCCCTGCGACGGCTAGCCGCACAGCTCACCGAGCTCCAGGCAACGGGCAAGTCCGCGATGCTCGCCTATGTCCGCAATGCCAAGCTCGCGCTCTTTAGCAACGCTCGGCGGGTCATCACGGAGGTGAAGCCATGATCCTGGTCTACGCGATTGTAACCTTCTTTGTCCTCCTGATCGGGGGACCGATCCTGCTGGGCGTGGCGCGCCTGCTGGGAATCTATACGATTGTTCGCGAGCGCCGCTGCCATGTCTACATGCTCTTTGGGCAGGTTATCGGCACGATCGACGAGCCAGGGCTCTGCTTTCTCTGGCCGCGGCTGGGCTGGCGGGCGCTCCTGATCGCGGGCTTTGGCAAGTGCCACGTGATCGACCTGCGCCTCGACCAGGAGTACCTGCGGAGCGCGCCGGTCAACTCGGAAGAGGGGGCTCCGATGGGCATTGGGATCTGGTACGAGATGTACATCAGCGATCCTGTGGCCTATCTCTTCAAAAACTCCGACCCACGCGGCTCGCTGGCGGCCAATGTCAGCAACTCCACCGTGCGCTGTCTGAGCAACCTCCCACTGGCTCGGATGCTGATCGACCGGCATAGCATGAGCAAGACGGTCCGTGATGAGGTGACCCCCAAGTCCCACGAGTGGGGCTACAAGCTGGGCTCGATCTACATCCGCAAGGTCCACTTCCGCGACCCGGAGATGATCCGTCAGATTGAGAGCAAGGTGGTCAACCGCCTGCGCCAGGTCACCGCGGCGATCAAGCAGGACGGGATCAACCAGGTGAGCATCATCACCAGCACCGCCGAGCGTCAGGCCGCGGTCGAGTTTGGAAAGGCCGCCGCCGTGCGCCCCGCGATTGTCGGAAAGGCCATGGCTGAGATCAGCGCCGACCCCGAGATCGCCTCCGCGCTGTTCGAGCTCTTGGAGACCCAGCGCATTGTCGAGAGCGGTGCCAACCTCACCCTGATCCAGGGGCAGAGCACCGCCAACGACCTCATGACCGGCTTGCTCGCGTCAATCCCCGGCAACGAGTCGGCGGCGGCTCCCGCCAAACCGCCCGTCAAACGGTAGCCGGGCGGATCGCGTGGACGGTAAACGTCCCGCTATGGGGCGCGTTGCGCCGCCTCCTCGTTCCTCGTCGGTAGTTTGGTGCGGGATCTTGTCCCGGCATCAAATGTCATCGAGAAACCGAAGCTGGCTTCGGTACTCGCGGAGGGCGGGGAGGTCGAGGGAGGCGAGGAGGTGGGTCTCTTCACTCCCCGCATCGGCGAGAATCTCTCCGTGCCAGTCCACGAGCAGGCTGCGGCCGGGGAAGGTGAAGAAGGGGTCGGTGCCGCAGCGGTTTACCCCCAGAAAGTAGGCCTGGTTCTCGATCGCACGGGCCTGCAGGAGCCGAACCCAGTGGTGGGCACGCGCCGCGGGCCAGCTCGCGATCACGAGATAGAGCTCGGGGCGGCAGATTCCCGCGACACTGCGAAAGACCTCGGGGAAGCGCAGGTCGTAGCAGATAAAGGGCGCGACCGTCGTCTCACCCCAGCCAAAGACCGCCCACTGCGAGCCCGCTTGGTAGATCTCCCCCCCGACCCGAAAGGGCTTGAGCTTGCTGTAGCGGTGCAGGAGCTTGCCATCGGGGCCAAAGACCAGCGCTTGGTTGCGCTTGCCAATCGCCGCGCCCCCCACCAGCGTGATCTGCCAGCGCTTGGCGAGCTGCGCCAGAAACCGACTGGTCGGCCCCTTGTGTGGCTCGCTCGCCTCCGGGCTCATCGAGAATCCCGTCGCAAACATCTCCGAGAGCACGACCAGGGTGCCCGGCTCCGGGCTGGCCTCGGTGAGGAGCTGCTCCACCTTGGCGAAGTTCGCCTCGCGATCCTCCCAGGCGATATCGAACTGAAGGGCTAAGACTTTCATGATGGGTCCTCTTGGAGATCGTAGGCACCGCCGTGCTTGATGTGGTCGAACTGGTTGTCGGGGACGACCTTGATATTGGTGTGGAGCGCCTTGTTCTCAAAAAAGCTGCGGCTGCGCTCCGGAATCTCGATCCCGTCCCAGTCGGCAAACCAGCCGCACCAGTGGATCATCGCGATCATGGGGCGGGGCTGGTCGGTGCGGTTGGGCATCCCGGCGTGCCAGAGGCGAATATCCCGAAGGACGACCGAGCCGCGCTTGACGGTCGGCTGGATCGGGGGATGTTTCTCACGCCACGCCGCCAGGTGCTCATCGGCGACCCGCGCGGAGCCATCGCCGTGGAAGTAGTGCGTGTCCTTGTGGGTGCCTGGCCAGAGCTGAGTCGCCCCATTCTCCGGCCCCATGTCCACGACCGGGACATTGATGACGATTCCAAAGGTTGGGGTGGCGTGCTCCAGCCCCTGCCAGAGCTGCGCGACATCGGGGTGGACGGGCTGAAAATGCTCGCCGGGGAGCGCGGTGTTGCCGGAGTAGAAGTTGTTCTTGACACCGGGGCCTACAATCGCCTTGGTGACCTCGATAATCTTCGGGTTGAAGAGCACATCGTCGAAGAGATACGGCGCAAAGGGCGGCGGTGCTTGCTGGATATTGCCCTTGTTGAAGTTAAAGGGCACATCGGGCCGCTGGAGGATCGCCGCCACATCGGCGAGCATCTTCTCGCAGAGTGTGTCGCAGTGGGCGGGGTCGATCACCTCTTCCAGGACCACAAAGCCATCGCGGCGGAAGCTATCGAGGAGCGCTTGTAGTTTCATCGTGAGAGTTCTCCGAAGATCGCCTGTGCGAGGCGGGTGTGCGCCTCGGCCTCCAGGTGGACGCCATCATGGATACTGACCGAGACCACGCGGCCGGCATCGAGAAACTCCCAGCCATTGGCCTCAGCCACCTCGCGGTAGAGGGGCGCGAGCGCCTGGGAGAAGCTGATCGCGCGCTCGTCGGTGAACTCCACAAAGAACTTGATGGGCAGGCGTAGGGGCGGTGGGGCGACAAGGAGCACGCGCGCCCCCGCCTCGGCCCCGAGCTTGCCGATCTGCTCGACCGCATCCGCGGCGGCATCGGGCTTGTGGCGGAAGCGGGACTTGGCATCGTTGGTGCCCAGCATGACGATCAGCCAGTCAAAGGGCCGGTGCGTGTCCACGGCGAGGGGAAAGGTCTGCTTGCCATTGCGCAGCGGGATCAGGGGATCGTCGAAGCCCGTCGTCCGGTTGGAGACTCCCTCCTCGATCACCTTCCAGCCCTCCCCCAGCAGGCACTGCAAGACCCCCGTCCAGCGTGTCTGATCGTCGAAGCGTGTCAGGTCCCGTGGGCTCGCCCCCCAGGTGTTCGAGTCGCCGTAGCAGAGTAGCGTTTTCATATCGTACGAATGATAGCGCAAAAAAAGCGGCAAGGGCTTCTATGGTAGAATCCTGCTATCGAATCTAAGGAAATGCCAATGATACCGTTTTCCCGTTTGACCCGACGAAGTGCCGTCGCGATCGTGGTTGCTAGCGGACTGTGTGTGGGTAGTTTGTGCGCTTTTAGTCAGGCAAGTGTTTCTCTAACTACATCTGCGCAAGAATGGGAGGGTGTGGGTTCGGTTAAAGAGTTTGATCTGGTCACAAGTGATGTTGAAACTCTTAAAATTAATAAAGTTCGTGGCTCTGTGATGAATCTTGGTCGACTTGTGGTCTATAAGTCGAGAAACCCAGAGGCGGGTGGGATTCAGTTTCGTCTGGCGAGCCGCTACAATCTTTCACTGGTTGACCTTGAGTTTATTACGGTAGATGAAGAAGGTGTTGACTTAGAGAAGATCGATGCGGAGCGAGCCATTCTCGGCCTGAGGACAGTCATCCCAGACTTTAAGGTCGGTGCGGACCGTCCTGTTGCTTCCTCTGACCTGACCGGGGCACTTAAAGACAAGCCCGTGACCGATTTTATCGCGCTGTTTGAATCTAAAAAACTCGTTCTCTTGGTTCGTGAGGTGAGCTCGGGGCGGTATCTCTCCACGGTGACTCTCGTCAGCCGGCCACCGTCTACCGAGGGAATGCCTCAGAGTGGAAACTTTATTCCGCCGCCGCCGAAGAAGCCTCGCCCGGTGGACATTCCGCCTGTGGCTTCTATCCTGCCTTAAGTGATGAGCGATTCCGTCGGGGGGAGCTTTCAGACCCACTCTTTTCTCTTCTCGGATATCGAGGGGAGTACACGGCTCTTGGAGCAGTTTCCGGAGCCGATGCGCCAAGCCCTGCAAGAGCACGAGGCGCGGCTGAGGCGGGTCTTTGCCCAGTACCAGGGGGAGGTGTTTAAGACCCTCGGCGGTGCGTTTTGTGTGCGGTTTGACCAGCTCCAAGCCGCAGTGGGGGCGGCTCTGGACAGTCAGCAGTGCGTCAAGGGGCTGGCTGTGGTCGAGGGGGAGCCGCTTCAGGTACGGATGTCGGTCCATGCCGGGCTGGCGGAGGCACGCGACAACGACTACTTCGGGCCGGCGCTCAACCGTACCGCGCGGCAGCTTGGCGTGGCCCATGGCGAGCAGGTTCTCGTCTCTGAGGCCGCCGTGCGCCTGCTGGGGGAGGGCTTACCGGCGCACGCCTCCCTGAGGGACCTGGGAAAGCACCGCCTCAAGGACCTGGGGCCGGCGGAGACCATCTACCAGCTCTGCCACCCGGAGCTCGCCGATACGTTTCCCCCGTTGCTCTCGCTGGCCGCCGTGCCCAACAACCTTCCCCAGCCCGCCACGGATTTTGTGGGGCGTGCAAGCGCGCTCGCCGAGGTGCGGGAACAGCTTGGGCGGCACAGGCTGGTGACTCTGGTTGGTCCTGGAGGCATTGGAAAGACCCGACTGGCGCTTCAGGTCGCGGCGGAGGCCTTGGAGCAGCTCCCCGATGGCGCGTTTTTTCTCGACCTCGCCGCGCTCTCCGACCCGAGCCTCGTGCCCTCGCTGCTTGCCAAGACCCTGGAGCTTCCGGAGCAGTCCGGCAAGACGATCGAAGCGGCGCTCCACGAGTATCTCAAGCCACGGACACTCTTATTGCTCTGGGACAACGTGGAGCACCTGCTGGAGCCCTGTGCAACGTTGATCGGGCGGCTCCTTCAGGTCTGTCCCGGTCTCAAGGTCCTGACCACGAGCCGCGAGCTGCTTGGTGTCTTCGGGGAGCAGCTCTACCGGGTGCCGTCGTTTGGGGTGCAGGAGGCCACCGACTTCTTTGTCGCGCGTGCACGGCTCCACCAGAGCAGCTTTGTGGCGACGGGCGATTCTTTGGGGAGCATTCGTGGGATCTGTGCGCGTCTCGAAGGAATTCCACTTGCCTTGGAGCTCGCTGCGGCGCGTGTGCGCACCCTCTCGCCGCAGCAGATCGAGGCCCGGCTCGACGATGTCTTCCGCCTGCTGACCGGGAGCGGTCGTGAGACGCTTGCTCGTCAGCAGACCCTCCAGGCCCTGATCGACTGGAGCTACGACCTTCTGAGCGACGACGAGCGCCAGCTGCTGCGTCGCTTGAGCGTCTTTGCAGGGGGCTGGACTCTGGAGGCGGCGGAGGCGATCTGTGGGGGGAGCTCGCTTGACGCCGCGGAGGTTCTTGACCTGCTGACGGCCCTTGTCGAGAAGTCGCTGGTGATGGTGGACGAGGTCGGGGGGGTGTCGCGCTACCGCCTGTTGGAGGTGCTGCGGCAGTACAGCAACAAGCGCTTCCTCGCTGAGGAGCCTGTCGACCAAAAACAGGTGCTGGAGCGGGCCTACCAGAGCTGGTTTATGGAGCTCGCACGTCGGGCCGCGACTGCCTTGTACGGGCCCGACCAAGGTCACTGGATCAAGGTCCTGGAGGCCGATCACGATAACCTGCGCTCTGCCCAGGATATCGGCGGAGCGACGACGGTCGCTCTCACCGCCGATTTGGTGGGCTTCTGGTGGCTCCGTGGGTACATCACCGAGGGGCGGCAGCGGCTCCTGCGCGCACGAGAGCGCTACCCAGAGCTCCCCTCCGAGCTACAGGTCCGCTTACTCGCGGGGGCGGCGCTGTTTGCGGAGAAGCAGGGGGACTATCAGGAGGCCATTACGCTCCAAGAGTCCTGCCTGGCGCTGGCGCAGCAGCTCGGCAACAAGACCGAGGCCGCGCGTGCGCTGGTGAAGCTGGGGCAGCTTGTCGCGGCACAAGGCCAGCCTGAGCGTGCACACACCTACTACGAGGAAGGACTCCAGCTCTTCCGCGATGCCAACCAAGCACAAGGGGAGGCCTGGACCCTGAATATCCTGGGGATTCTTGCCTTCCAGCAGGGGGATCATGAGCGGGCGCACCACTACTACCAAGAGAGCCTCGCGCTACAGCGGCGCCTCGGAAACCCGGAGAACATCGCCGCTTGTCTCAACAACCTGGGGCTGCTGGCGCACCACCAAGGGTTTCTGGAGAAGGCACGCGCCCTCTACGAAGAGGTACTACAGATCCACACCGACCTGGGGGATCGCAACAATCTCGCCGCGACTCTCCACAACCTGGGCTCGGTGGCACGGCAGGGGGGAGAGCTGGCCCTGGCTCAGCAGCGCCTTCGTGAGGCACTGGCACTGGAAGAGGAGCTGGGGGAGCCGCGGGAGCGCGCCAGCACGCTGATCGAGCTCGGGGCCGCGGTCTACGGCGACGGCAACCCCACCGCTGCACGTCGCCTGCTTGCCGAGGGGAGTGCACTAGTTCGGCAGTACCAGCTCAAGGGGAGCGCGCCGGAGCTCCTGGAGCTCTGGGCACAGATCGCCCTCGACCGAGGACAACGCACGCAGGCAGCGACCCTCGTGCAGGCGGCCGAGGCGCTTCGTCAAGAGCTGGGCAAGCCCCGCTCCGTGTGGGCACAGCGTGAGTACGAGCGCCTCCAAGCGGCACTAGTCGGGGAGACAGCACACTCTGCGCAAGGCTGGGAGGCCCTACTCCAAGAGCAAGAGCAGCAGGCGCTACAGAACCCGTGAGAGGATCGCGAAGGTCTTTTCGTCGAGCTTCATCACATCGGGGATGTTGTAGCGGCTCCCGGTGCGGTCGGTGAGGAGGATGCGCCCTCCGCCCACTTCCTGGATCGAGTCCTTGAGGTTCTGAACGGAGAACTTGCGCTCGCCCTTGTCGGTCTCGACCTCGAAGTTGACCGTGTCGTACTCTTTCTTGACCTTAGTGACCTTGCGGATGGTCGGCACGAAGTAGCGCCGCTCTAGCTCTTCGTCGACGATCGCGCGCGAGCTCTCATCGAGGCCCTTGAGGGTCTCCAGCATCCCGATATCTTTATCCTTGGCATCGCGCAGGCCGATATACTGGTCCTGGAGCGAGAGCGGGAAGGCCCGTGCGATCTGGCAGATCAGGTAGGTCCGCTCGTAGCCGATCCGCGGGTCGGCGATCGTGGCGCGGACCGCACTTCCCCCCGTGCGAAAGAGAGTCACGGTCTTGGGGTCGAGGAAGATCAGGTCAAAATCGGTGTTTGCGTTGGGTTCCATCTAGTCCTCCAGAACCAGGTTCTCGGCCTTGAGCTTGTTGACTTCCATCTGCATCTCGACCAGCTTGCGGAAGATACCGTTGTCCTTCTCCATCAGCTCGGCGTGGGTGCCCATCTCGGCGACTCGGCCCTTCTCGATCACCACCAATCTATCGGCGTTTCTTAGGGTGCTGAGGCGGTGGGCGATGGCGAAGGTCGTGCGGCCGGCGATCAGGCGCTGGATGGCCTCTTGAATCTGCTTCTCGGTCTCGGTATCTACGGAGGCGGTGGCTTCGTCGAGGATCAGCACCTTCGGGTCGTGGAGAATGGCGCGGGCGATAGAGATGCGCTGGCGCTCGCCGCCGGAGAGGCGTGCGCCGCGCTCCCCGACCAGGGAGTCGTAGCCATCGGGGAAGCGCAGGATGAAGTCGTGGGCATTGGCGGCCTTGGCGGCGCGCATGATCTGCTCACGGGTGGCATCGGCCTTGCCGTAGGCGATATTCTCGGCGATTGTCCCAGGGAAGAGGAACGGCTCCTGTAAGACCACGCCCATCTGGCTTCTTAGGTCCTGGAGCTTTACCTTCTTCATCTCGATGCCATCGATTAGGATGCGGCCCTCGCTGGGATCGTAGAAGCGGGAGATCAGGTTGATGATGGTGGACTTGCCCGCGCCGGAGTGCCCGACCAGCCCGATCATCTCGCCCGGCATGACATGCAGATCGACATTCTCCAGCACGCGGCGCGCCTTGTCGTAGCCAAAGCTGACATTCTCAAAGACCAGCTCGCCCTTCATGTTGGGCAGGGGCACGGAGTCGTTGGTGTCGGCGACATCGGGCTGGGTGTCCATCACCTCGAAGACACGCTCGGCGCTGGTGAGCACGCGGCCCAGCCAGTCGGCGATTCGGGTCATGCCCTGGAGCGGGCCGTAGAGCTGCCCCAGGTAGTAGAAGAACATGTTGAGGGTGCCAAAGGTGATCTGGCCCGCGATCACCTGCTTGCCCCCGACATACCAGACAATAAAGCCGCCGCTGGTCATGAGAAAGCCCAGGATCGGCAAGAGAGTCGCCCACCAGTTCTCCAGGTCGAGGTTGGCATTGTAGAGCGCGCCCACTTTATCGTGGAAGCGCTTCATCTCGCGGTCCTCTTGGGCGAAGGCCTTCACGACGCGGGTTCCGTTGAGCGCGACCGCGATACTGGCGGTCATCGACGAGCGCAGGTTCCAGAGCTTCTCCAGGCGGCCCCAGAGGAACTTCCAGATCTTGGTGGTCCCTAAAATCACCAGTGGCACGGGGATCAGCACCAGGCACGCCAGCCACCAGTTCTGGGAGAAGACAATCACCAGGGTGCCGATCAGCATGAGCCCATTGACCACGAGCATCTGGAGACCATCGACCAGGAAGTTATTGAGCTCGTTGACATCGGAGGTGACCCGGTTGAGGAGGGCGCCGGACTGCCGCTTGTCGTAGTACGAGAGCCCGAGCTTCTGGAGGGTGGCGTAGGTCTCGGTGCGGATCTGCTTGGTCATGGTCAGCGAGAGGTACGCCGTCAGCCGCGCACGCACGATCCCCAGCACAAGGCCCAAGACCGTCGCACCGATCATCACCGCCACCCAGTAGATCAGCCCCGCAGTTCGCACGCTCTCGGCGATCTGCTCACGCGGCATCAGGACATCGTCGGTGAGGTTCTTGACAATAATCCCCGGCAGGAGCTGGAGGCCCGTGCCCCCGATCATCAGGATGGTCACCAGGATCGCCTGCCACTTGTAGCCCTTGGCGTAGCCCAGGAGCCGTGTAAACGTGGCGCGCTTGTCGAAACAGAAGCGGCAGACATCGCTATCTTTCGGAAGCGCACGGCTACACTTAGGGCAGAGCTTCTCCACTTCCTCAAGCTCGGCATCGGGGAGGTCGCGGCCCTTGGCGATCGCCTCCATGACACGGGCAACCCCGGCCATGCGCCCCCCCAGCGGCGTGGTGTAGCGTGCCAGCTCGATCACATCCGAGCCCTTCTGCACGGTCAGCGCCCCACCGCCCACGAGAGACTCGGTCTTGGCGCCCTTGATCTCGCTCACAGGGATCATGAGATCGAGGTGGGCCGTGGAGCCATCGGGAGAGAAGACACGGATCGCGTCGGCATCCATGGTCACCCACCGCTCTCCGATCACGCCGCTGGTGTTGATATCCGCCTTGACCGCAAGAGTGAGGGGATCTGTTCCGTGGCCGTTCCGCTGGGCCTTGAGCGCCGCCTCAACCGAGGCGGGAAGCTCTTCGAGCAT from Armatimonas rosea includes:
- a CDS encoding Trx7/PDZ domain-containing (seleno)protein, coding for MKKQAILTLALLGMLVAGAALPQQKVDRETKVRDDKKKLEASGYWHYNDLPAAFAEARATGKPIVVVLRCIPCEECVKLDDDVIEANAQMKALLDKFVRVRQISTNGLDLSLFQYDTDQSFAVFLLNADGTIYGRYGTRSHRTEWQGDVSVEGMAKALEGALALHKDYPKNKAKLAAKRGPAPEFAKPELFPSLRAKYTPFLNYEGKVVPSCIHCHQISDAQKELAIQRHQLTDSVLYPYPHPKSFGLILDPKERPTVLKTAPGSDAQKAGLLPGDVIATLDGQPLLSLADMQWVLNTTPASGASLTLGIVRAGKPKTLTLTLPDGWRKRDDISWRVSTWGLRRAALGGMKLDPNPGGQGLLVANVGQYAPHDLAKKAGVLKGDILVGFDTFTNPTREVELIAHALQVKRPGDTVPLTLLRNGQTVKTSFVLP
- a CDS encoding SPFH domain-containing protein, with translation MDVVVGIVIGVIAWILVRCVLTGFYTVDQNQRAVKTVFGRAQRVGELTTLDDPIAESLTADQRERYTYPQVQVIPPGGPYFKWPWEQIHKVSVATETVNMAYDPQNPSANQMGTLLEAVTKDQLNTGLTGQIRFQVSERNLYAYIFGVTNPIAHVMGYFVSVLRERIATFEAPAAANHDETLDAASVEGISINDLRKNLRDLNEHMDQECQCSAARYGITLDASLITGIDPPAEVESALAAINTAHNHVSSDISLATAAADQRIVESRRAVEIETLKAEAEVEPLRRLAAQLTELQATGKSAMLAYVRNAKLALFSNARRVITEVKP
- a CDS encoding nitrilase-related carbon-nitrogen hydrolase; translation: MKVLALQFDIAWEDREANFAKVEQLLTEASPEPGTLVVLSEMFATGFSMSPEASEPHKGPTSRFLAQLAKRWQITLVGGAAIGKRNQALVFGPDGKLLHRYSKLKPFRVGGEIYQAGSQWAVFGWGETTVAPFICYDLRFPEVFRSVAGICRPELYLVIASWPAARAHHWVRLLQARAIENQAYFLGVNRCGTDPFFTFPGRSLLVDWHGEILADAGSEETHLLASLDLPALREYRSQLRFLDDI
- a CDS encoding phosphotransferase is translated as MRVITSADELSLGWLSAVLNEPVVDFVARTESSNWSSQVPLTVTLASGEQKSLRLKLCLGETFGPSEVAFYTQDYRTLPDPPLVRCYDAQFDPAVGYHLLLDDLSETHHNRRDAPPTLEYGLAVAEALGRLHRHHTGAQPIPDNATWERYFAEIRPGVVPLEQATGRAFAERFGAHEAALRARWSHPVGMSLLHGDLNSTNILTPKAAESPVYFLDRQPFDWSLTYGVAAYDLAYFLILWWPEDARAAHEDAVLRRWFDTFAQPDYSWELAQSDWKLSVEQCLHVPLEWCSKPETVETMRWLWSFQLARVTAAQSWS
- a CDS encoding NAD(P)-dependent oxidoreductase, which gives rise to MSDPQKRVGLIGLGLVGSALAERFLAHGYQVVGYDLDTEKRKALVERGGIGAGSPAAVTERVERLVLSLPTTEVVLDVLGGASGILAASSLPTTILDTTTGDPSETEALAAALATRGIAYMDTAISGSSKQVRGGEATLLVGGTPAAYAASADLLACVTDRVFHLGSAGSGSRAKLATNLILGLNRAALAEGLVFAEALGLDLAVFLDVLKNSPAYSVAVDIKGEKMRTGEFTPESRVLQHKKDVGLILAAAHATGQELPLSQVHHTLLTEAVEAGEGELDNAVIIEAIRRKRR
- a CDS encoding SPFH domain-containing protein: MILVYAIVTFFVLLIGGPILLGVARLLGIYTIVRERRCHVYMLFGQVIGTIDEPGLCFLWPRLGWRALLIAGFGKCHVIDLRLDQEYLRSAPVNSEEGAPMGIGIWYEMYISDPVAYLFKNSDPRGSLAANVSNSTVRCLSNLPLARMLIDRHSMSKTVRDEVTPKSHEWGYKLGSIYIRKVHFRDPEMIRQIESKVVNRLRQVTAAIKQDGINQVSIITSTAERQAAVEFGKAAAVRPAIVGKAMAEISADPEIASALFELLETQRIVESGANLTLIQGQSTANDLMTGLLASIPGNESAAAPAKPPVKR